One part of the Lotus japonicus ecotype B-129 chromosome 2, LjGifu_v1.2 genome encodes these proteins:
- the LOC130735441 gene encoding cation/H(+) antiporter 4-like produces MEGKINTKNKNAINDTVYEYIRTCISMPPRVNSATPWLRMDDSEMFPVNSLPVLQLQICVIFFGTLFFQTILCRLGIPRFTSMCIVGILLATTFTHTWSTIVERLFFFDSQETLGLLSVFGYMFFMFYTGVKTDMTMILRTRRSATNMGTIAVLAPFTSGMFVLNLYSSKHLQPSQTGMLGIIISVISFTTFPVVSSVLSDLKILNSELGRVGQSAALFCEMLNMFLTSIMQFATLASRHGLNRALIGLAATICLILLIFFVIRPAMFWIIRQTPEGSNVNDHYVYCILTMVLFASYATNRFGFYSILGPFILGLAVPAGPPLGTAVIKKIDTFANGVLMPVFVTTCSMRVSLRDFMDWRDKNGGGGIDNYMVQTLVIIVVTSVVKFAVCMVISIMRELPLNDAVSLSLIMCSKGIVEMAACSLTRDVLGIPDNVYSLLMMYIILNATVIPMFLRGLYDPMRKYAGYSNRNIINLKNNAELRVLTVIHRSDNIPPTINLLEATYPSKDQPLCAYVLQLRELIGRASPVFICHELQKKKKADSKSSVAEKLLDAFKNFEREFKGALSVIAFTAFSPPDMMYDDICSLALDKFTSLIVLPFHRKWSSDGSSIDLEDECVRDLNYQVMERAPCSVGVLIERVQMTHVFSPETPYNVCVLFIGGKDDREGLFFAKRMTKNPHVMLTVVRFLTPNMDMEEWKTEVDTKLLEDIKMKSKVGDSRVRYIEEIVNDGPETALVIRSLVSEFDLIIVGRQAGVETPQTCGLLQWTEYPELGVLGDLLVSTDAAGKASVFVVQQQRKAMEEWRWKRVNNTTTME; encoded by the exons ATGGAGGGGAAAATAAACACAAAAAACAAGAATGCGATTAATGACACAGTTTATGAATATATTAGAACATGCATATCCATGCCGCCGCGGGTGAATTCAGCGACACCATGGTTGCGCATGGATGATTCTGAAATGTTTCCAGTGAATTCTTTGCCAGTGTTGCAGCTGCAGATTTGTGTGATCTTTTTTGGAACTCTTTTCTTCCAAACCATCTTGTGTCGTCTAGGAATCCCCAGATTCACTTCAATGTGCATT GTTGGCATACTATTAGCAACTACCTTCACCCATACATGGAGCACGATCGTTGAGAGGTTGTTCTTCTTCGATTCCCAAGAAACTCTGGGTTTACTTTCAGTATTCGGCTACATGTTCTTCATGTTCTACACAGGTGTCAAAACAGACATGACCATGATCCTCAGAACAAGAAGGAGCGCCACAAACATGGGAACTATCGCTGTACTAGCCCCCTTTACAAGCGGCATGTTCGTTTTGAAtctctactcatcaaaacacctCCAACCATCTCAAACAGGAATGCTTGGAATCATCATCAGCGTCATCTCCTTCACGACATTCCCCGTTGTTTCTTCAGTTCTAAGCGACCTGAAGATCCTGAACTCTGAATTGGGAAGGGTAGGCCAATCCGCGGCGCTATTCTGCGAAATGCTCAACATGTTCTTGACATCAATCATGCAGTTCGCAACGCTAGCGTCGCGGCATGGCCTTAACCGAGCTCTCATCGGTCTTGCGGCCACGATTTGCCtgattttattgattttttttgtgattCGCCCAGCCATGTTCTGGATCATAAGACAAACACCAGAAGGTTCAAATGTGAATGATCACTACGTGTATTGCATTCTCACAATGGTGCTTTTTGCATCCTATGCAACGAACCGTTTTGGCTTCTATAGTATTTTGGGGCCTTTTATTTTGGGCTTGGCTGTTCCTGCTGGGCCTCCTTTGGGCACTGcagtaattaaaaaaattgatacttTTGCGAATGGTGTTTTGATGCCTGTGTTTGTGACTACCTGTTCCATGAGGGTGAGTCTGAGGGATTTCATGGATTGGAGGGATAAAAATGGTGGTGGGGGAATTGATAACTACATGGTGCAGACTCTGGTCATTATAGTTGTGACTTCTGTTGTGAAATTTGCTGTATGCATGGTGATTTCTATAATGAGGGAGTTGCCGTTGAATGATGCTGTGTCTCTCTCTTTGATCATGTGTTCCAAAGGCATTGTGGAAATGGCTGCGTGCTCTTTGACCAGAGATGTCCTT GGCATACCAGATAACGTCTACTCTTTACTAATGATGTATATCATATTAAACGCCACGGTTATACCAATGTTCCTACGTGGCCTCTACGATCCTATGAGAAAATACGCAGGCTACTCAAACCGAAACATCATCAACCTCAAGAACAATGCAGAGCTCAGAGTCCTCACAGTCATTCATAGATCGGACAACATCCCTCCAACAATAAACCTTCTTGAAGCGACGTACCCATCGAAAGACCAACCGCTATGCGCCTACGTGTTGCAGCTCAGAGAGCTCATTGGAAGAGCTTCCCCTGTCTTCATCTGCCACGAgctgcagaagaagaagaaagcagaTTCCAAAAGCTCTGTGGCGGAGAAGCTTCTCGACGCTTTCAAGAACTTCGAGAGGGAGTTCAAGGGTGCTCTGTCTGTGATCGCCTTCACGGCATTTTCTCCGCCAGATATGATGTACGATGATATTTGCAGCTTGGCGCTTGACAAGTTCACGTCGCTTATTGTGCTCCCTTTCCACAGAAAATGGTCATCTGATG GCAGCTCCATTGACCTAGAGGATGAGTGCGTAAGGGACCTGAACTACCAAGTCATGGAAAGAGCTCCATGTTCTGTTGGGGTGCTGATAGAAAGAGTACAAATGACACATGTTTTCTCACCTGAGACTCCATACAACGTTTGTGTTCTTTTCATAGGAGGGAAAGACGATAGAGAAGGACTTTTCTTTGCCAAGAGAATGACCAAGAACCCGCATGTGATGCTCACGGTGGTGCGGTTCTTGACTCCAAATATGGACATGGAGGAGTGGAAGACGGAGGTGGACACGAAGCTTCTtgaagatattaagatgaagagCAAGGTGGGGGACTCAAGGGTGAGGTACATTGAGGAGATTGTGAATGATGGACCAGAAACTGCTCTAGTAATTCGTTCTTTGGTGAGTGAGTTTGATTTGATCATTGTTGGGAGACAAGCAGGGGTTGAAACTCCTCAAACTTGTGGGTTGTTGCAGTGGACTGAGTACCCAGAACTTGGGGTGTTGGGGGACTTGTTAGTTTCCACTGATGCAGCTGGGAAAGCTTCGGTGTTTGTGGTACAACAACAAAGAAAAGCTATGGAAGA gtggaggtggaaaagaGTGAATAACACAACAACCATGGAATGA